A region of the Bryobacteraceae bacterium genome:
TCCTTGCCGCGACGCTTTCCACATTCAACCTTCCGATGGAGGGTGTGGCGCTCATCCTCGGTGTCGATACGCTGATGGACATGGGCCGCACTTCGGTCAATCTGCTGGGCAACTGCCTTGCCACCGCCGCCGTCGCCCGCTGGGAAGGTTACGACCTCATCCCGCAGGACGGGAAACCTCAGGAAACCGCAGCGTCGGACAGCGCCGCCGCGCATCCCCAGGAGAGGTGAGATTCCATGATGCTTGGAGCCGTGACATACAACGTGCTTAAGGACTGGGACCTGGAGACCATCATCACGAAGCTCGAGCAGGCGGGCTTCGAGGCCGTCGAGCTGCGCACGACGCACGCTCACGGCGTCGAACCCACGCTTTCCCCCCAGGACCGGGCCCGTGTGCGGGCGCGCTTTGAACGGTCGAAAGTGCGCCTGCTTAGTTTCGGCACCACCTGCGAGTTCCACAGCCCGGACTCCAACGTCCGCCGCAAAAATATCGAAGAGACCAAAATGTGGGTCGACCTGGCCCACGACACGGGCGCCTGGGGCGTCAAGGTCCGCCCGAACGCACTGCCCAGGGACGTGCCCCCGCAGGTGACCATCGGCCGCATCGCCGAGGCGCTGCGCGAGGCCGGCGATTACGCCGCCGGCCGCGGCGTGGAGATCTGGCTGGAGGTCCACGGGACCGGCACATCCGCGCCGCCGGTCTGCGCCGACATCATGCGCGCCGCCAACCACAAGGCGGTCGGGCTGTGCTGGAACTCCAACCCCGGCGAGGTCCAGAACGGCTCCGTCCGCGCTGCCTTCGACCTGCTGCGGCCGTGGATCCGCAATGTCCACATCAATGAGCTGGCCGACCCCCGATATCCGTGGCGCGAGCTGTTCACGCTGCTGCGGCAGAGCCGCTACGAGCGCTACACGCTGATGGAAGTGGCCGGAAGCTGCGAACCGGATCGCTTCCTGCGCTACTACCGCGCCCTCTGGCTGGAGTTGAACCGACCATGACATCCCGCTGCTTTCGAACGCTGGCTCTCCTGGCCGTTCTGCTGATTCGCGCCGCGGCGCAGCCGCCCGCCCCGGCCGCGTATTTCGGCCACGAAATGGGCGCGGACCGGACCGTGCTCGACTGGGAAAAAGTCGTCTCCTATTTTCAACTTCTTGGTAAGAATTCTCCGCGCGTTCAATTTCTGGAGTACGGAAAATCCACCGAAGGCCGGCCGATGATTGCCGCCGTCATTTCCTCTCCGGAGACGCTGAAAAACCTGGACAGATACCTCGAAATCCAGCGCCGCCTCGCCGACCCGCGGGCGACCGCGCCGGAGGAGGCGCAACGGCTCGTCCGCGGAGGCAGAACGGTGGTGCTGATCACGTGCAGCGTCCACGCCACCGAGATCGCTTCCACGCATTCGGCGGTCGAGTTCGCCTGGAAACTCGCGACATCGCAGGACGCGAGGACCCTCCGCATCCTCGACAATACGATTGTTGTCCTGGCGCCCTCCATCAACCCGGACGGGCTCGATCTGGTCACCGCGTGGTACCGCCGGACGCTCGGCACGAAATTCGAGGGAACCAGCCCGCCCGAGCTCTACCAGAAATATGTCGGGCACGACAACAACCGGGACTGGTATTTCTTCACCCAGGCCGAAACGCGCGCCGTGGTGGCAAAATTGCACAACGTTTTCCGCCCGCAGATTGTCTATGACGTCCATCAGATGGGCCCCTACGGGGCTCGCATGTTCGTTCCGCCGTGGCTCGATCCGATCGAGCCGAACATCGATCCCCTGATCGCCCAGCTCTGCAACATGGTCGGCATGACGATGGCCGCCGACCTCACCGCGGCCGGCCGCAAGGGGGTGGTCGTCAACGCCATGTACGACTACTGGACGCCGGCGCGCCATTATCAGAGCTACCACGGCGGGCTGCGCATCCTCAGCGAATCGGCCAGCGTGCGCATCGCCAGTCCCATCGACGTGGACCCGGCGCGCATCCAGCCGCAGGGCACGGGCTACAGCCCCCGCGAGAGCTCGTGGAATCATCTGGAGCCGTGGCCCGGCGGCCGCTGGACGCTGCGGGACATCGTCACCGACCAGCTCATCGCGATGGAAAGCCTGCTGGACACGGCAGCCGTGCGCCGCGAATTCTTCCTGCGTTCGTTCTATGACATCCAGCGCCGCGCTGCCTCGCGTACCTCGCCGTATGCCTTCGTCATTCCCGCCGAACAGGCAGATCCCGGCGCCGCGCGCCGGTTGCTGGAAACGATGGACTTCGCCATGGTGGAGGTGGAGCGCGCGGCGCAGCCGTTCGAGGCCGCGGGCGAGCGGTTCCCGGCGGGCTCTTACGTCATTCGCATGCAGCAGCCGTATTCGTCCTTCGCCAAAGCGCTGCTCGAACGCCAGAAATATCCCGACCTGCGCCAGTACCCCGGCGGGCCGCCGAAGCGGCCCTACGACGTCACTGCCCACACGCTGCCGCTGTTGCTGGGCGTCGACGTCCGCACCATCGACGCGCCCTTTGAGGCCCGCCTCGAGCGCGCACGCGAGTTCCGCTTCCCCGCCCGCATGCTGGCCGCCTCCGACAGCGACTCCTGGCGCGCCGTCAACGAGGCCTGGCGCGCCGGCCGGCCCGTTTTCCGCCACCCGAGGACCGGCGACTTCGCCATCGGTTCGAGCCCCACGGCCGACTTCCAGCCCCTGACGCGGCCCCGCATCGCCGTATACAAACCCTGGGCGCCTTCCATGGACGAGGGCTGGACGCGCTGGATTCTGGAGCACTTCGGCTGGGAATACGTGTCCGTCACCAATGCCGACGTCAAGGCCGGCCGCCTCCGCGGCCGCTTCGACGTCATCGTCTTCGCCGACATCGGCGCCAACACGATCGACAGCGGACACGCGCCAGACACGATGCCGGAGGAATACACCGGCGGGCTCGGCGAGGCAGGCGCGGCGGCGCTGCGCGAGTTTCTCTCCGCCGGCGGTCGCCTGCTCTTCTTCAATCGTTCGGGCCAGTACGCCGTGCGTCACCTGGGCGTGGCGGCCCGCAACAGCGTGGCCGATGTGCCGGCCCGGGAATTTTACTGTCCCGGCTCCCTGCTCAGGGTCCGCGTGGAAAATGGCGGTCCATGGACGCTCGGCCTGCCAGCGGAATTTACCATCTGGAACGAATCCAGTCCTGTCTGGGAGCCCAATGGCAGTGACGGGCGCGCCGTGCTCCGCTATGCCGACTCCGGCGTGCTCGCCTCGGGCTGGCTTCTGGGCGAAAAGCACGTCGCCGGCAGGCCGGCGCTGTTGGACATTCCTGCCGGCGCCGGCCGCGTGTTGCTGTTTGGGTTCCGCCCCCAGTATCGCGGCCAGTCCTGGCTGACGCTGAAGCTGTTTTTCAACGCGCTGGTGATTTGACGGCGCGGCACGGAAGCCCCCGTCCGGACAGCAGGCCGGCGCTCGAACGCATGCCTCCGCCCTGACGGCAGGACGCGGGCGGTGATAGCATCGTTATCGCCATGCGATTCAGGATTTCGATATCCGCAATTGCTCTCGCGGTGCTGTTTCTGGCCGGCTGCGGCGGCCCCGCTCCGGAGAAAAAGGCTGCGGCGACGCCGGTGAAAAAGAAGCCCGCCGTCTCCGATGAAACGCGCCGTTTCCCGTCGGAGGGACGCATCGAAGCAAAGGTCGTGGAGGATCATATTCTCGGCAAGAACTTCCTCCCCGGGGGCACTCTCGTCCGTTACCGCAAGGGCAAACAGGAGTATGAGATGTTCCTGGTCCGGGCCTCAGTTCCCGAAGCGGCGGCGCTGATGCTTGTCGACTACAGGAAGCAGCTCGAAAATCCAAAATTGATCGCCCACTTCGGCGGTTACTACGGCAAGGACGGCGACAGGATGGCGTTCGTCTTCGCCAAGGGCTCCTGGTTTGCCGGCGTCATCGGATTGCCGGAGAAAGAGGCGGATCTGGCCGCCCGCGAGCTGGCCGCCCGGCTGAATTGAGACCGGCGCCCTTCATCCTCGCTGATCACGGCAAACCCGCAGGAGGCGGAGCGGCTGGCGCTGCGCGGGCGCGGCGTAAAAAGTTTACTTGCCGGAGAGACGCTCCTCCCGCATACTAAATGCGTCGACGGGACTGGCGCCGGTCACTCCGGGGCCATCAGGGAGGGGCCATGATCACCAACCATGTCTCCGGTACGTCCGTGGACGAAGTCGCCGACGGCATCTACCGGATCTGCTCGCCGCTGGATGTGATTCCGGGCGGGTTCACGTTCAACTCGTATCTGATCGCCGACGACGAGCCCGTGCTCTTCCACACAGGGTTCCGAAGGCTGTTTGCGTTGACGGCGGAGGCGGTGGCGGCCGTGATGCCCGTGGAGCGGCTCCGCTGGGTGGGAGGATCGCACTTTGAGGGCGATGAATACGGGGCCCTGAACGACTTCCTGGCCGCCGCGCCGGGCGCCGCGCCGTTTTCGAGCGAAATCGGCGCGCTGACGTCGGTGAGCGACCTTGCCGGGCTTGAAGCACGCGGACTTCAGGATGGAGAGTGGCTTTCCATCGGCCGCCGGCGCCTGAAGTGGCTGTACACGCCGCACGTGC
Encoded here:
- a CDS encoding peptidase, producing the protein MTSRCFRTLALLAVLLIRAAAQPPAPAAYFGHEMGADRTVLDWEKVVSYFQLLGKNSPRVQFLEYGKSTEGRPMIAAVISSPETLKNLDRYLEIQRRLADPRATAPEEAQRLVRGGRTVVLITCSVHATEIASTHSAVEFAWKLATSQDARTLRILDNTIVVLAPSINPDGLDLVTAWYRRTLGTKFEGTSPPELYQKYVGHDNNRDWYFFTQAETRAVVAKLHNVFRPQIVYDVHQMGPYGARMFVPPWLDPIEPNIDPLIAQLCNMVGMTMAADLTAAGRKGVVVNAMYDYWTPARHYQSYHGGLRILSESASVRIASPIDVDPARIQPQGTGYSPRESSWNHLEPWPGGRWTLRDIVTDQLIAMESLLDTAAVRREFFLRSFYDIQRRAASRTSPYAFVIPAEQADPGAARRLLETMDFAMVEVERAAQPFEAAGERFPAGSYVIRMQQPYSSFAKALLERQKYPDLRQYPGGPPKRPYDVTAHTLPLLLGVDVRTIDAPFEARLERAREFRFPARMLAASDSDSWRAVNEAWRAGRPVFRHPRTGDFAIGSSPTADFQPLTRPRIAVYKPWAPSMDEGWTRWILEHFGWEYVSVTNADVKAGRLRGRFDVIVFADIGANTIDSGHAPDTMPEEYTGGLGEAGAAALREFLSAGGRLLFFNRSGQYAVRHLGVAARNSVADVPAREFYCPGSLLRVRVENGGPWTLGLPAEFTIWNESSPVWEPNGSDGRAVLRYADSGVLASGWLLGEKHVAGRPALLDIPAGAGRVLLFGFRPQYRGQSWLTLKLFFNALVI